CAACAGAAGCGTTCAATGCATTATTGAAAACATTGGAAGAACCGCCTGGGCATGTTGTCTTTATTTTGGCAACTACCGAGTCTCATAAGATACCGGCTACCATTCACTCGCGGTGTCAACGCTACGATTTCCGGCGTATTGGCATTAAAGATATTCAAGAACGGTTACAGGATGTTGTTAAAGGAGCAGGATTGGATGTCGCTGACGATGCATTAAAGCTTATTGCTACTCATGCGGAAGGTGGCTTGCGTGATGCGTTAAGTGTGCTGGATCAATGTGCGGCTTTGGACAGTGGCACAATAACTGCCGTTAAGGTTCGCCAATTGCTGGGGTTGATTGGTCATGAATGGGTTTGGAAAATGACGGATGCCCTAGCGGATCGCGATGCCAGTGCGGCAATGCTGACCTTGGATGAACTGATTGTTATGGGTAAAGAGGTACGGCAGATTTTATTAGAGCTGGCCTTGCATGCACGCAGTTTAATGTTGTATAAGGCTGCTCCCAATATCGAGAGTGTTGAGCTCTATAGTGATGAATTACCTATATTGGAAAAGCATAGTGCTAAGTTCACTCATAATGAGCTTGTAAATATGATTCAGACCATGCATGAGGCGGCGAATGAGGCCAAGTGGTCACCAGAGCCGAGAATTACTGCGGAAGTGGCTTTGTTATCTGTTTGCCGGCGTGCTGATAATGCCTCGCTAGAATCACTGGTAGAGCGGATTGAGCTTCTGGAAAGAAGGCTGTCTGGATCTGCCGCTGCTACCATCAGTGAGCGGGCTTTTCAGCCACAACCAGACAGAGCAGTGCAGGTTCCAGTTAAACCAAAAATTCAAGAGAAGCCAGCGATTGCAGCAACAGTGGCCGATTCGCAAATGACTGTTTCTCATAATGAACAAAAACATGAAGCTGTTCCGATTGGGACGAGTAATATTAAAGATGTTTGGGACAATATGCTTAAGGAATTGCTGTCAACTGGTAAGCGATCCGTACATGCCTGTGTATCCCAAGGCCATTTGATAAGTTTGGATGATAAGCAGGCAACGATTCAATTTACAGCTAATTTTCCTAAAGAGCGTACCGAGAAAGACGATTATCGTGCTATTCTCGAGACAGTTCTGGCCGGTATATGTGGGCATCAAGTGCAAGTTCGCTGTATGTTAGGCGCTGCATCGCCGCCACCTCCGAAGGCTGCTGCTGAGGTCAAGCCTAAGCCAGCCAATCCAAATCAAGATGCTGTGACCGATCATCCAGTTTTGAGGGAAGCGGTCAAAATGTTCGGTGGCAATATTGTTAAGCAGGAATAAATACTGTCTGAGTTTTGTGTGAAGGCGTAAAGGTGAAATAGCAAAACTTCGGCTGAATTAAGTCTTGCTTTGATTAATATACTGAATTTAGCTGCCGGTTACTTTATTTAGTTAGTGAAATAGGCAGTTAACAACATAAATAGGGAGGAAATCTAATGTTTGGAAATATGGGCAATATGGGTAATATGGCTGGTATGATGAAAAAAGTACAAAAGTTACAGGCAGATATGGCTAAAATGCAGGAAGAACTTAAAACACGTACGCTTGAAGTGTCTGCAGGCGGTGGTGCGGTGAAGGTTGTTATTAATGGTGAGAAACAAATTCAATCCTTGAAAATCGCTCCAAGCGCTGTAGATCCTGAAGATGTGGAAATGCTGGAAGATTTAATTGCTGCTGCTATTAACGAAGCTGTTAAAAAAGTTGATGATATGATGGCTCAGGAAATGGGCAAATTAACTGGCGGACTCAATCTGCCACCAGGTATGTTTTAAAACATATGCAGTACATAGCGCCGCTGGCGAAATTAGTTGAACAATTGCGTGCATTGCCTGGCATTGGAGCTAAAACTGCAACCCGGCTGGCTTATCATGTGCTGGAAATGGATAATGACAAGGCTAAAGCGCTAGCTCATGCTATTGTTGATGCTAAAGCCAAGATTAGTTACTGTGAAACTTGTTTTAACTTAACTGACGTCAATCCATGCCGAATTTGTTCGTCAGAATCTCGTGATTCTTCGAGTATTTGTGTGGTAGAAGATCCGCGGGATGTGGCGGCCATGGAGAGAACACGCGATTTCAAAGGACACTATCATGTTTTACATGGATCGCTTTCGCCGCTAGAAGGTATTGGTCCTGATGAAATAAGGGTAAAGGAACTATTGACCCGCTTAAATCTCAATCCCGTAAATGAAATTATTATGGCTACTAATCCAGATGTTGAGGGTGAAGCTACGGCTATGTATTTGGCAAAGCTTCTAAAGCCACTGGGTATCAAGGTAACAAGAATTGCACACGGATTACCAATTGGTGGAGATTTAGAATATGCGGATGAAGTAACTTTGTCCAAAGCATTGGAAAATCGCCGCGAAATGTAAAAAAAGCTGCTCTTTGAGCAGCTTTTTCTATGATCAATGTTTAATAATCCCCGCCTTTGGAAAAAATAACCTTAGGAGGGGATGGTATGAATCTAAGTATGGGTGTCAATGTAAAGGTTAAAATGCATGATGCGCTGAATAAAATCTTTTCGCGCATTGTCGATGGTGATCTTCCTGAACCAGCAGAATTGCCATCATTGCCTAATGTGGTCGAGCAGGCTAGACAGGAATATCTAAATGCACAATATTATTATAATACGGTAACTGATA
The genomic region above belongs to Sporomusaceae bacterium FL31 and contains:
- the dnaX gene encoding DNA polymerase III subunit gamma/tau; this translates as MAYVALYRQWRPQDFENLVGQEHISRTLKNAITVGKIAHAYLFSGPRGTGKTSTAKILAKALNCVQGPTPTPCNQCPNCEKITTGTSMDVFEIDAASNRGIDEIRDLRETVKFSPVDGRYKVYIIDEVHMLTTEAFNALLKTLEEPPGHVVFILATTESHKIPATIHSRCQRYDFRRIGIKDIQERLQDVVKGAGLDVADDALKLIATHAEGGLRDALSVLDQCAALDSGTITAVKVRQLLGLIGHEWVWKMTDALADRDASAAMLTLDELIVMGKEVRQILLELALHARSLMLYKAAPNIESVELYSDELPILEKHSAKFTHNELVNMIQTMHEAANEAKWSPEPRITAEVALLSVCRRADNASLESLVERIELLERRLSGSAAATISERAFQPQPDRAVQVPVKPKIQEKPAIAATVADSQMTVSHNEQKHEAVPIGTSNIKDVWDNMLKELLSTGKRSVHACVSQGHLISLDDKQATIQFTANFPKERTEKDDYRAILETVLAGICGHQVQVRCMLGAASPPPPKAAAEVKPKPANPNQDAVTDHPVLREAVKMFGGNIVKQE
- a CDS encoding nucleoid-associated protein; the encoded protein is MFGNMGNMGNMAGMMKKVQKLQADMAKMQEELKTRTLEVSAGGGAVKVVINGEKQIQSLKIAPSAVDPEDVEMLEDLIAAAINEAVKKVDDMMAQEMGKLTGGLNLPPGMF
- the recR gene encoding recombination protein RecR yields the protein MQYIAPLAKLVEQLRALPGIGAKTATRLAYHVLEMDNDKAKALAHAIVDAKAKISYCETCFNLTDVNPCRICSSESRDSSSICVVEDPRDVAAMERTRDFKGHYHVLHGSLSPLEGIGPDEIRVKELLTRLNLNPVNEIIMATNPDVEGEATAMYLAKLLKPLGIKVTRIAHGLPIGGDLEYADEVTLSKALENRREM